One genomic window of Mustela lutreola isolate mMusLut2 chromosome 14, mMusLut2.pri, whole genome shotgun sequence includes the following:
- the LOC131814848 gene encoding uncharacterized protein LOC131814848 isoform X3, which yields MESLYLQEGVQPEAQGQHRSHTAQHVSSVSRSPAFCPPESCVQTGWKFPEQFEYGRTTSPSLRGAGESVHAEPAGKELAMLTCSEDPHLCGASWLLRFTSLLLSVCSAVTQSPGAHGSALDDSGNTVTLKGTQGASVLFLVIRNPELPPESELEKMSWGVVSRSNYIVMLYVFPGRDVPEWVNFQEKFEKRVHVLNATTLRIDNLTLEDSGLYRARVSYMRGRQYDQDFHLTVYEPVPLPQIQAMDLSLTPGWCNITMECNTTGTREDLTVSWDSEGLPRELEQRPTPGPVPNPWTLAVTLPLSRPSPSLTCVVSNQADQRTATLDLGDICGRGAGLQEEPRDPDGGIHYADQTYHESGDRRDKGRGEPHLEEENSLTTVYSEVHRPGHAMTAF from the exons ATGGAGTCCCTGTATCTCCAGGAGGGTGTGCAGCCTGAAGCCCAAGGTCAGCACAGAAGCCACACTGCCCAGCACGTGTCCTCGGTTTCAAGGTCACCAGCGTTCTGCCCACCAGAGAGCTGTGTCCAGACAGGTTGGAAGTTTCCAGAACAGTTCGAGTATGGGAGAACAACCTCCCCCTCCCTGCGCGGGGCTGGAG AATCGGTCCACGCTGAGCCAGCAGGGAAGGAGCTGGCCATGCTCACCTGCTCAGAAGACCCCCACCTGTGCGGGGCCTCCTGGCTCCTGCGATTCACCAGCCTCCTCCTCA GTGTCTGCAGCGCTGTGACCCAGAGTCCTGGAGCCCATGGGTCTGCCCTGGACGATTCTGGAAACACTGTTACTCTGAAGGGGACTCAAGGAGCTTCTGTGCTGTTCCTAGTGATCAGAAATCCAGAATTACCTCCAGAATCTGAGTTAGAGAAGATGTCTTGGGGCGTCGTATCCAGATCCAATTACATAGTTATGCTGTATGTGTTTCCTGGGAGAGATGTTCCAGAATGGGTCAACTTCCAGGAGAAGTTCGAGAAGAGGGTCCATGTGCTCAATGCAACGACCCTGAGGATTGACAACCTGACCCTTGAGGACAGTGGGCTGTACCGGGCTCGAGTGTCCTATATGAGAGGAAGACAGTATGACCAGGATTTCCACCTGACAGTCTACG AGCCTGTGCCCCTTCCCCAGATCCAGGCCATGGATCTGTCCCTCACACCAGGCTGGTGCAACATCACCATGGAGTGTAACACCACAGGAACCAGGGAGGACCTGACTGTGTCCTGGGACAGCGAGGGtctccccagggagctggagcAGAGACCGACCCCAGGACCAGTGCCCAACCCCTGGACCCTGGCTGTGACCCTGCCCCTGAGccggcccagccccagcctcaccTGTGTGGTCAGCAACCAGGCGGACCAGAGAACTGCCACCCTGGACCTTGGGGACATCTGTGGTCGTG GGGCAGGATTGcaggaggagcccagggaccCGGATGGTGGCATCCACTATGCAGATCAGACCTATCATGAGTCTGGAGACCGCAGAGACAAG GGTAGGGGAGAACCACATCTAGAAGAGGAGAACTCTCTCACTACTGTCTACAGTGAGGTCCACAGGCCAGGCCACGCCATGACCGCGTTTTAA
- the LOC131814848 gene encoding SLAM family member 9-like isoform X7 has translation MESLYLQEGVQPEAQGQHRSHTAQHVSSVSRSPAFCPPESCVQTGWKFPEQFEYGRTTSPSLRGAGESVHAEPAGKELAMLTCSEDPHLCGASWLLRFTSLLLSVCSAVTQSPGAHGSALDDSGNTVTLKGTQGASVLFLVIRNPELPPESELEKMSWGVVSRSNYIVMLYVFPGRDVPEWVNFQEKFEKRVHVLNATTLRIDNLTLEDSGLYRARVSYMRGRQYDQDFHLTVYEPVPLPQIQAMDLSLTPGWCNITMECNTTGTREDLTVSWDSEGLPRELEQRPTPGPVPNPWTLAVTLPLSRPSPSLTCVVSNQADQRTATLDLGDICGRG, from the exons ATGGAGTCCCTGTATCTCCAGGAGGGTGTGCAGCCTGAAGCCCAAGGTCAGCACAGAAGCCACACTGCCCAGCACGTGTCCTCGGTTTCAAGGTCACCAGCGTTCTGCCCACCAGAGAGCTGTGTCCAGACAGGTTGGAAGTTTCCAGAACAGTTCGAGTATGGGAGAACAACCTCCCCCTCCCTGCGCGGGGCTGGAG AATCGGTCCACGCTGAGCCAGCAGGGAAGGAGCTGGCCATGCTCACCTGCTCAGAAGACCCCCACCTGTGCGGGGCCTCCTGGCTCCTGCGATTCACCAGCCTCCTCCTCA GTGTCTGCAGCGCTGTGACCCAGAGTCCTGGAGCCCATGGGTCTGCCCTGGACGATTCTGGAAACACTGTTACTCTGAAGGGGACTCAAGGAGCTTCTGTGCTGTTCCTAGTGATCAGAAATCCAGAATTACCTCCAGAATCTGAGTTAGAGAAGATGTCTTGGGGCGTCGTATCCAGATCCAATTACATAGTTATGCTGTATGTGTTTCCTGGGAGAGATGTTCCAGAATGGGTCAACTTCCAGGAGAAGTTCGAGAAGAGGGTCCATGTGCTCAATGCAACGACCCTGAGGATTGACAACCTGACCCTTGAGGACAGTGGGCTGTACCGGGCTCGAGTGTCCTATATGAGAGGAAGACAGTATGACCAGGATTTCCACCTGACAGTCTACG AGCCTGTGCCCCTTCCCCAGATCCAGGCCATGGATCTGTCCCTCACACCAGGCTGGTGCAACATCACCATGGAGTGTAACACCACAGGAACCAGGGAGGACCTGACTGTGTCCTGGGACAGCGAGGGtctccccagggagctggagcAGAGACCGACCCCAGGACCAGTGCCCAACCCCTGGACCCTGGCTGTGACCCTGCCCCTGAGccggcccagccccagcctcaccTGTGTGGTCAGCAACCAGGCGGACCAGAGAACTGCCACCCTGGACCTTGGGGACATCTGTGGTCGTG GGTAG
- the LOC131814848 gene encoding uncharacterized protein LOC131814848 isoform X1 produces MESLYLQEGVQPEAQGQHRSHTAQHVSSVSRSPAFCPPESCVQTGWKFPEQFEYGRTTSPSLRGAGESVHAEPAGKELAMLTCSEDPHLCGASWLLRFTSLLLSVCSAVTQSPGAHGSALDDSGNTVTLKGTQGASVLFLVIRNPELPPESELEKMSWGVVSRSNYIVMLYVFPGRDVPEWVNFQEKFEKRVHVLNATTLRIDNLTLEDSGLYRARVSYMRGRQYDQDFHLTVYEPVPLPQIQAMDLSLTPGWCNITMECNTTGTREDLTVSWDSEGLPRELEQRPTPGPVPNPWTLAVTLPLSRPSPSLTCVVSNQADQRTATLDLGDICGRDLHGPSLVALLRDILGTIVVILMILEAGLYLWMRRGKKKLESGTGRLHFPPCTQTPPSPAGLWASFFLSFFVRESEKAQAGRVGGRLAAEQGARCGTRSQDSGIMT; encoded by the exons ATGGAGTCCCTGTATCTCCAGGAGGGTGTGCAGCCTGAAGCCCAAGGTCAGCACAGAAGCCACACTGCCCAGCACGTGTCCTCGGTTTCAAGGTCACCAGCGTTCTGCCCACCAGAGAGCTGTGTCCAGACAGGTTGGAAGTTTCCAGAACAGTTCGAGTATGGGAGAACAACCTCCCCCTCCCTGCGCGGGGCTGGAG AATCGGTCCACGCTGAGCCAGCAGGGAAGGAGCTGGCCATGCTCACCTGCTCAGAAGACCCCCACCTGTGCGGGGCCTCCTGGCTCCTGCGATTCACCAGCCTCCTCCTCA GTGTCTGCAGCGCTGTGACCCAGAGTCCTGGAGCCCATGGGTCTGCCCTGGACGATTCTGGAAACACTGTTACTCTGAAGGGGACTCAAGGAGCTTCTGTGCTGTTCCTAGTGATCAGAAATCCAGAATTACCTCCAGAATCTGAGTTAGAGAAGATGTCTTGGGGCGTCGTATCCAGATCCAATTACATAGTTATGCTGTATGTGTTTCCTGGGAGAGATGTTCCAGAATGGGTCAACTTCCAGGAGAAGTTCGAGAAGAGGGTCCATGTGCTCAATGCAACGACCCTGAGGATTGACAACCTGACCCTTGAGGACAGTGGGCTGTACCGGGCTCGAGTGTCCTATATGAGAGGAAGACAGTATGACCAGGATTTCCACCTGACAGTCTACG AGCCTGTGCCCCTTCCCCAGATCCAGGCCATGGATCTGTCCCTCACACCAGGCTGGTGCAACATCACCATGGAGTGTAACACCACAGGAACCAGGGAGGACCTGACTGTGTCCTGGGACAGCGAGGGtctccccagggagctggagcAGAGACCGACCCCAGGACCAGTGCCCAACCCCTGGACCCTGGCTGTGACCCTGCCCCTGAGccggcccagccccagcctcaccTGTGTGGTCAGCAACCAGGCGGACCAGAGAACTGCCACCCTGGACCTTGGGGACATCTGTGGTCGTG ATCTACATGGACCATCTCTTGTTGCTCTCCTGCGTGACATCCTGGGGACTATTGTGGTCATATTGATGATCCTTGAAGCGGGACTATACCTTTGGATGAGACGTGGGAAGAAGAAGTTGGAGTCTGGGACAGGCAGGTTGCACTTTCCTCCCTGTACCCAGACACCACCTTCCCCTGCTGGACTctgggcttctttctttctttctttctttgtcagagagagcgagaaagcacaagcaggcagagtgggaggcaggctcgctgctgagcagggagcccgatgtgggactcgatctcaggactctggaatcatgacctga
- the LOC131814848 gene encoding SLAM family member 9-like isoform X2 produces the protein MESLYLQEGVQPEAQGQHRSHTAQHVSSVSRSPAFCPPESCVQTESVHAEPAGKELAMLTCSEDPHLCGASWLLRFTSLLLSVCSAVTQSPGAHGSALDDSGNTVTLKGTQGASVLFLVIRNPELPPESELEKMSWGVVSRSNYIVMLYVFPGRDVPEWVNFQEKFEKRVHVLNATTLRIDNLTLEDSGLYRARVSYMRGRQYDQDFHLTVYEPVPLPQIQAMDLSLTPGWCNITMECNTTGTREDLTVSWDSEGLPRELEQRPTPGPVPNPWTLAVTLPLSRPSPSLTCVVSNQADQRTATLDLGDICGRDLHGPSLVALLRDILGTIVVILMILEAGLYLWMRRGKKKLESGTGRLHFPPCTQTPPSPAGLWASFFLSFFVRESEKAQAGRVGGRLAAEQGARCGTRSQDSGIMT, from the exons ATGGAGTCCCTGTATCTCCAGGAGGGTGTGCAGCCTGAAGCCCAAGGTCAGCACAGAAGCCACACTGCCCAGCACGTGTCCTCGGTTTCAAGGTCACCAGCGTTCTGCCCACCAGAGAGCTGTGTCCAGACAG AATCGGTCCACGCTGAGCCAGCAGGGAAGGAGCTGGCCATGCTCACCTGCTCAGAAGACCCCCACCTGTGCGGGGCCTCCTGGCTCCTGCGATTCACCAGCCTCCTCCTCA GTGTCTGCAGCGCTGTGACCCAGAGTCCTGGAGCCCATGGGTCTGCCCTGGACGATTCTGGAAACACTGTTACTCTGAAGGGGACTCAAGGAGCTTCTGTGCTGTTCCTAGTGATCAGAAATCCAGAATTACCTCCAGAATCTGAGTTAGAGAAGATGTCTTGGGGCGTCGTATCCAGATCCAATTACATAGTTATGCTGTATGTGTTTCCTGGGAGAGATGTTCCAGAATGGGTCAACTTCCAGGAGAAGTTCGAGAAGAGGGTCCATGTGCTCAATGCAACGACCCTGAGGATTGACAACCTGACCCTTGAGGACAGTGGGCTGTACCGGGCTCGAGTGTCCTATATGAGAGGAAGACAGTATGACCAGGATTTCCACCTGACAGTCTACG AGCCTGTGCCCCTTCCCCAGATCCAGGCCATGGATCTGTCCCTCACACCAGGCTGGTGCAACATCACCATGGAGTGTAACACCACAGGAACCAGGGAGGACCTGACTGTGTCCTGGGACAGCGAGGGtctccccagggagctggagcAGAGACCGACCCCAGGACCAGTGCCCAACCCCTGGACCCTGGCTGTGACCCTGCCCCTGAGccggcccagccccagcctcaccTGTGTGGTCAGCAACCAGGCGGACCAGAGAACTGCCACCCTGGACCTTGGGGACATCTGTGGTCGTG ATCTACATGGACCATCTCTTGTTGCTCTCCTGCGTGACATCCTGGGGACTATTGTGGTCATATTGATGATCCTTGAAGCGGGACTATACCTTTGGATGAGACGTGGGAAGAAGAAGTTGGAGTCTGGGACAGGCAGGTTGCACTTTCCTCCCTGTACCCAGACACCACCTTCCCCTGCTGGACTctgggcttctttctttctttctttctttgtcagagagagcgagaaagcacaagcaggcagagtgggaggcaggctcgctgctgagcagggagcccgatgtgggactcgatctcaggactctggaatcatgacctga
- the LOC131814848 gene encoding SLAM family member 9-like isoform X6, translating into MHSLWPPKCVRASESRSPDIRPLAVRGQDTAGVCSAVTQSPGAHGSALDDSGNTVTLKGTQGASVLFLVIRNPELPPESELEKMSWGVVSRSNYIVMLYVFPGRDVPEWVNFQEKFEKRVHVLNATTLRIDNLTLEDSGLYRARVSYMRGRQYDQDFHLTVYEPVPLPQIQAMDLSLTPGWCNITMECNTTGTREDLTVSWDSEGLPRELEQRPTPGPVPNPWTLAVTLPLSRPSPSLTCVVSNQADQRTATLDLGDICGRDLHGPSLVALLRDILGTIVVILMILEAGLYLWMRRGKKKLESGTGRLHFPPCTQTPPSPAGLWASFFLSFFVRESEKAQAGRVGGRLAAEQGARCGTRSQDSGIMT; encoded by the exons ATGCACTCGCTGTGGCCCCCGAAATGTGTTCGTGCTTCAGAATCTAGATCTCCTGACATTCGTCCTCTCGCTGTCAGGGGTCAGGACACTGCAG GTGTCTGCAGCGCTGTGACCCAGAGTCCTGGAGCCCATGGGTCTGCCCTGGACGATTCTGGAAACACTGTTACTCTGAAGGGGACTCAAGGAGCTTCTGTGCTGTTCCTAGTGATCAGAAATCCAGAATTACCTCCAGAATCTGAGTTAGAGAAGATGTCTTGGGGCGTCGTATCCAGATCCAATTACATAGTTATGCTGTATGTGTTTCCTGGGAGAGATGTTCCAGAATGGGTCAACTTCCAGGAGAAGTTCGAGAAGAGGGTCCATGTGCTCAATGCAACGACCCTGAGGATTGACAACCTGACCCTTGAGGACAGTGGGCTGTACCGGGCTCGAGTGTCCTATATGAGAGGAAGACAGTATGACCAGGATTTCCACCTGACAGTCTACG AGCCTGTGCCCCTTCCCCAGATCCAGGCCATGGATCTGTCCCTCACACCAGGCTGGTGCAACATCACCATGGAGTGTAACACCACAGGAACCAGGGAGGACCTGACTGTGTCCTGGGACAGCGAGGGtctccccagggagctggagcAGAGACCGACCCCAGGACCAGTGCCCAACCCCTGGACCCTGGCTGTGACCCTGCCCCTGAGccggcccagccccagcctcaccTGTGTGGTCAGCAACCAGGCGGACCAGAGAACTGCCACCCTGGACCTTGGGGACATCTGTGGTCGTG ATCTACATGGACCATCTCTTGTTGCTCTCCTGCGTGACATCCTGGGGACTATTGTGGTCATATTGATGATCCTTGAAGCGGGACTATACCTTTGGATGAGACGTGGGAAGAAGAAGTTGGAGTCTGGGACAGGCAGGTTGCACTTTCCTCCCTGTACCCAGACACCACCTTCCCCTGCTGGACTctgggcttctttctttctttctttctttgtcagagagagcgagaaagcacaagcaggcagagtgggaggcaggctcgctgctgagcagggagcccgatgtgggactcgatctcaggactctggaatcatgacctga
- the LOC131814848 gene encoding SLAM family member 9-like isoform X4, whose product MESLYLQEGVQPEAQAESVHAEPAGKELAMLTCSEDPHLCGASWLLRFTSLLLSVCSAVTQSPGAHGSALDDSGNTVTLKGTQGASVLFLVIRNPELPPESELEKMSWGVVSRSNYIVMLYVFPGRDVPEWVNFQEKFEKRVHVLNATTLRIDNLTLEDSGLYRARVSYMRGRQYDQDFHLTVYEPVPLPQIQAMDLSLTPGWCNITMECNTTGTREDLTVSWDSEGLPRELEQRPTPGPVPNPWTLAVTLPLSRPSPSLTCVVSNQADQRTATLDLGDICGRDLHGPSLVALLRDILGTIVVILMILEAGLYLWMRRGKKKLESGTGRLHFPPCTQTPPSPAGLWASFFLSFFVRESEKAQAGRVGGRLAAEQGARCGTRSQDSGIMT is encoded by the exons ATGGAGTCCCTGTATCTCCAGGAGGGTGTGCAGCCTGAAGCCCAAG CAGAATCGGTCCACGCTGAGCCAGCAGGGAAGGAGCTGGCCATGCTCACCTGCTCAGAAGACCCCCACCTGTGCGGGGCCTCCTGGCTCCTGCGATTCACCAGCCTCCTCCTCA GTGTCTGCAGCGCTGTGACCCAGAGTCCTGGAGCCCATGGGTCTGCCCTGGACGATTCTGGAAACACTGTTACTCTGAAGGGGACTCAAGGAGCTTCTGTGCTGTTCCTAGTGATCAGAAATCCAGAATTACCTCCAGAATCTGAGTTAGAGAAGATGTCTTGGGGCGTCGTATCCAGATCCAATTACATAGTTATGCTGTATGTGTTTCCTGGGAGAGATGTTCCAGAATGGGTCAACTTCCAGGAGAAGTTCGAGAAGAGGGTCCATGTGCTCAATGCAACGACCCTGAGGATTGACAACCTGACCCTTGAGGACAGTGGGCTGTACCGGGCTCGAGTGTCCTATATGAGAGGAAGACAGTATGACCAGGATTTCCACCTGACAGTCTACG AGCCTGTGCCCCTTCCCCAGATCCAGGCCATGGATCTGTCCCTCACACCAGGCTGGTGCAACATCACCATGGAGTGTAACACCACAGGAACCAGGGAGGACCTGACTGTGTCCTGGGACAGCGAGGGtctccccagggagctggagcAGAGACCGACCCCAGGACCAGTGCCCAACCCCTGGACCCTGGCTGTGACCCTGCCCCTGAGccggcccagccccagcctcaccTGTGTGGTCAGCAACCAGGCGGACCAGAGAACTGCCACCCTGGACCTTGGGGACATCTGTGGTCGTG ATCTACATGGACCATCTCTTGTTGCTCTCCTGCGTGACATCCTGGGGACTATTGTGGTCATATTGATGATCCTTGAAGCGGGACTATACCTTTGGATGAGACGTGGGAAGAAGAAGTTGGAGTCTGGGACAGGCAGGTTGCACTTTCCTCCCTGTACCCAGACACCACCTTCCCCTGCTGGACTctgggcttctttctttctttctttctttgtcagagagagcgagaaagcacaagcaggcagagtgggaggcaggctcgctgctgagcagggagcccgatgtgggactcgatctcaggactctggaatcatgacctga
- the LOC131814848 gene encoding SLAM family member 9-like isoform X5, giving the protein MESLYLQEGVQPEAQESVHAEPAGKELAMLTCSEDPHLCGASWLLRFTSLLLSVCSAVTQSPGAHGSALDDSGNTVTLKGTQGASVLFLVIRNPELPPESELEKMSWGVVSRSNYIVMLYVFPGRDVPEWVNFQEKFEKRVHVLNATTLRIDNLTLEDSGLYRARVSYMRGRQYDQDFHLTVYEPVPLPQIQAMDLSLTPGWCNITMECNTTGTREDLTVSWDSEGLPRELEQRPTPGPVPNPWTLAVTLPLSRPSPSLTCVVSNQADQRTATLDLGDICGRDLHGPSLVALLRDILGTIVVILMILEAGLYLWMRRGKKKLESGTGRLHFPPCTQTPPSPAGLWASFFLSFFVRESEKAQAGRVGGRLAAEQGARCGTRSQDSGIMT; this is encoded by the exons ATGGAGTCCCTGTATCTCCAGGAGGGTGTGCAGCCTGAAGCCCAAG AATCGGTCCACGCTGAGCCAGCAGGGAAGGAGCTGGCCATGCTCACCTGCTCAGAAGACCCCCACCTGTGCGGGGCCTCCTGGCTCCTGCGATTCACCAGCCTCCTCCTCA GTGTCTGCAGCGCTGTGACCCAGAGTCCTGGAGCCCATGGGTCTGCCCTGGACGATTCTGGAAACACTGTTACTCTGAAGGGGACTCAAGGAGCTTCTGTGCTGTTCCTAGTGATCAGAAATCCAGAATTACCTCCAGAATCTGAGTTAGAGAAGATGTCTTGGGGCGTCGTATCCAGATCCAATTACATAGTTATGCTGTATGTGTTTCCTGGGAGAGATGTTCCAGAATGGGTCAACTTCCAGGAGAAGTTCGAGAAGAGGGTCCATGTGCTCAATGCAACGACCCTGAGGATTGACAACCTGACCCTTGAGGACAGTGGGCTGTACCGGGCTCGAGTGTCCTATATGAGAGGAAGACAGTATGACCAGGATTTCCACCTGACAGTCTACG AGCCTGTGCCCCTTCCCCAGATCCAGGCCATGGATCTGTCCCTCACACCAGGCTGGTGCAACATCACCATGGAGTGTAACACCACAGGAACCAGGGAGGACCTGACTGTGTCCTGGGACAGCGAGGGtctccccagggagctggagcAGAGACCGACCCCAGGACCAGTGCCCAACCCCTGGACCCTGGCTGTGACCCTGCCCCTGAGccggcccagccccagcctcaccTGTGTGGTCAGCAACCAGGCGGACCAGAGAACTGCCACCCTGGACCTTGGGGACATCTGTGGTCGTG ATCTACATGGACCATCTCTTGTTGCTCTCCTGCGTGACATCCTGGGGACTATTGTGGTCATATTGATGATCCTTGAAGCGGGACTATACCTTTGGATGAGACGTGGGAAGAAGAAGTTGGAGTCTGGGACAGGCAGGTTGCACTTTCCTCCCTGTACCCAGACACCACCTTCCCCTGCTGGACTctgggcttctttctttctttctttctttgtcagagagagcgagaaagcacaagcaggcagagtgggaggcaggctcgctgctgagcagggagcccgatgtgggactcgatctcaggactctggaatcatgacctga